A window of the Schistocerca nitens isolate TAMUIC-IGC-003100 chromosome 5, iqSchNite1.1, whole genome shotgun sequence genome harbors these coding sequences:
- the LOC126259848 gene encoding phosphoglycerate mutase 2 yields the protein MSCPCSGKTDPKQAKYTIVMVRHGESEWNQKNLFCGWYDANLSEKGQQEATNAGKALKDAGYKFDIAHTSVLTRAQKTLEAILKEIGQTDLPVEKTWRLNERHYGGLTGLNKAETAAKYGEEQVQIWRRSFDVPPPAMDEENPYYKTILEDPRYANGPKKEEFPMFESLKLTIQRTLPYWNDVIVPQLKAGKRILIAAHGNSLRGIVKHLDEMSDEAIMGLNLPTGIPFVYELDANLKPVVSMKFLGDEATVKAAMEAVAAQGKTK from the exons ATGTCGTGCCCTTGCTCGGGAAAAACCGATCCAAAACAAGCAAAATACACGATTGTTATGGTGAGGCATGGAGAGAGCGAATGGAATCAGAAAAATCTCTTCTGTGGATGGTATGATGCCAACTTGAGTGAGAAAG GTCAGCAAGAAGCTACAAACGCAGGGAAGGCATTAAAGGATGCTGGTTATAAGTTTGATATCGCCCATACTTCAGTTTTAACCCGAGCGCAAAAGACTCTTGAAGCCATACTGAAAGAAATTGGACAGACAGATTTGCCGGTGGAAAAGACATGGCGTTTAAATGAGCGGCACTATGGCGGACTCACGGGGCTCAATAAAGCAGAGACAGCTGCAAAGTATGGAGAAGAGCAG GTGCAGATATGGCGACGAAGCTTTGATGTTCCTCCCCCTGCAATGGATGAAGAAAATCCGTATTACAAGACAATATTGGAAGATCCTCGATATGCGAATGGTCCTAAGAAGGAAGAGTTTCCCATGTTTGAATCTTTGAAGCTGACAATTCAAAGAACATTGCCATACTGGAATGATGTTATAGTGCCGCAGCTTAAAGCTGGGAAAAGAATATTGATAGCTGCTCATGGAAATAGTTTAAGAGGAATTGTAAAACATTTGGATG aaatgtcagaTGAAGCAATTATGGGTCTGAATCTGCCAACTGGAATACCATTTGTATATGAATTAGATGCCAATTTAAAACCAGTTGTTTCGATGAAGTTTTTGGGAGATGAGGCTACAGTGAAAGCAGCAATGGAAGCAGTTGCAGCTCAaggaaaaacgaaataa